The genomic DNA AATTGTAATTAAATCTGTTTTCAATCTTGGCAAGACGACTTGAGTTTCCGGGTCGCCAAATCTACAATTGTATTCTAATACCATAGGTTTGCCAGCGGTAATAATCAATCCTGAATAAAGCACACCGATATATTTTCTCTCTTCCTTTGCCAGTCCTTGAATAGTGGGGGTTAGGATTTTATTTTGAATTTCATCCATCATTTCTTTAGTAATAATTGGTGCTGGCGAATATGCACCCATACCACCGGTATTAGGTCCTTTATCTCCATCAAATATGGCTTTATGGTCTTGAGATGAGACCATTGGAATAACTGTTTTACCATCAGTAAAGGCTAAAATAGAGGCTTCTTCACCATGTAAAAACTCCTCGATAACAATTTTATTTCCTGCGGCTCCGAATATTTTATCCTCCATCGTTTTTTTAATCACTTCAATTGCCTCATCTACGGTTGCACAAATAGAAACTCCTTTGCCTGCGGCTAATCCATCTGCTTTGATAACAATGGGAACGCCCTTTGACTGGACATATTTTATTGCCTCTTGCGAATTACTAAATATCTCAAATGCGGCAGTTGGGATATTATGTCTTTTCATAAATTCTTTAGCAAAGACCTTACTCCCTTCAATTAACGATGCCTTTTTTATTGGACCAAAAGGAGTTAATTCAAGTTCTTTAAAGTAATCTATTATACCTTCTGATAGAGGCACTTCAGGACCAACTACGGTTAAATCAATTAATTCTTTTTTTACAAAATTAGCTAATTTAGCAAAATAATCAGATGAACCTATTTCAATAGGGACACTTGTGGCAATTTGGGAAATGCCCGCATTGCCAGGGGCACAATAAATTTTATCCACCTGACTGCTTTGCTTAAGTTTCCAGCATAAGGTATGTTCTCGTCCTCCTGAGCCAATAACTAAAATCTTCATAACATTAATTATAACCTATTTAATAAAATTAGTCAATAAATTTATTGACATAAAGATTATTTGGTGGTAAAATA from bacterium includes the following:
- the purD gene encoding phosphoribosylamine--glycine ligase — encoded protein: MKILVIGSGGREHTLCWKLKQSSQVDKIYCAPGNAGISQIATSVPIEIGSSDYFAKLANFVKKELIDLTVVGPEVPLSEGIIDYFKELELTPFGPIKKASLIEGSKVFAKEFMKRHNIPTAAFEIFSNSQEAIKYVQSKGVPIVIKADGLAAGKGVSICATVDEAIEVIKKTMEDKIFGAAGNKIVIEEFLHGEEASILAFTDGKTVIPMVSSQDHKAIFDGDKGPNTGGMGAYSPAPIITKEMMDEIQNKILTPTIQGLAKEERKYIGVLYSGLIITAGKPMVLEYNCRFGDPETQVVLPRLKTDLITIIKACLEGNLSEINIEWDNRATLCVVLASAGYPGAYKKGLEISGLDEVEKDIMIFHAGTIQKDNKILTSGGRVLGITAYGNDIKQAKEKAYLACDKINFDGIYYRKDIGYRAL